The Pontibacter pudoricolor genome contains a region encoding:
- a CDS encoding MATE family efflux transporter produces the protein MHINTYKEHFSKNFSLAYPVVLSQLGHIMVSVFDSLMVGQIGTVQLAAASLAGSIFMIVMVFGMGVSFSITPLIAAAEGRKNYTRISLLLLNGLISNFILGILLFIVGYFLSPYITHLNQPEEVVALAVPFINVLFLSMVPLMLFQAFKQFAEGLSFTKQSMYITIVANLLNIALNYVLIWGKLGFPEMGMIGAAWSTLISRVVMALMMAGWVLYAKRFGIFRHFLKLRHLSFIHMFRIFKLGLPISGQMIFEMGAFSFSAIMIGWLGTKQLAAHQIAINVASVTYMMASGIAAAATIRVGNLKGLGNYRSMQMAGNSSFAMGVMFMIASGLLMVAGNKLIPMLYIDDPEVIQLASTLLIIAALFQISDGVQVVGLGALRGLEDVRVPGVISLIAYWVIGLPVGYVLGFKLGFGVNGVWLGLLAGLSVAALLLFFRFKKLSNQLVTT, from the coding sequence ATGCATATCAATACCTATAAAGAACATTTTTCCAAAAACTTTTCGCTTGCTTACCCGGTAGTACTCAGCCAGCTGGGCCACATTATGGTCAGCGTTTTCGATAGTCTGATGGTGGGCCAGATCGGTACGGTACAGTTAGCGGCGGCTTCGCTGGCAGGCAGTATCTTTATGATCGTGATGGTGTTCGGGATGGGTGTTTCGTTTAGTATTACACCCCTAATTGCCGCTGCCGAAGGCCGTAAAAACTACACCCGCATTTCGCTTCTGTTACTAAACGGACTTATCTCCAATTTTATACTCGGGATACTACTGTTTATAGTTGGCTACTTTTTATCTCCTTACATCACGCATCTCAACCAGCCTGAGGAAGTGGTGGCACTTGCCGTTCCGTTCATAAACGTCCTTTTTCTGTCAATGGTGCCGCTCATGCTTTTCCAGGCATTCAAACAGTTTGCCGAAGGCCTGTCGTTCACAAAACAGTCGATGTACATCACGATAGTTGCTAATTTACTCAACATAGCGCTTAACTATGTTCTGATCTGGGGTAAGCTGGGCTTCCCGGAAATGGGTATGATCGGTGCAGCGTGGTCTACGTTAATTTCCAGGGTTGTTATGGCCCTGATGATGGCGGGCTGGGTGCTGTATGCCAAACGTTTTGGAATCTTCCGCCACTTCCTGAAGTTACGCCACCTGTCGTTCATCCACATGTTCCGCATCTTTAAACTGGGGCTGCCTATTTCCGGACAGATGATCTTCGAAATGGGTGCTTTCAGCTTTTCAGCTATTATGATCGGGTGGCTCGGCACTAAGCAACTGGCAGCACATCAGATAGCGATAAATGTGGCTTCGGTAACTTATATGATGGCCAGTGGCATTGCAGCAGCAGCAACTATACGGGTAGGCAACCTGAAAGGCCTGGGCAACTATAGAAGCATGCAAATGGCGGGCAATAGCAGCTTTGCCATGGGAGTAATGTTTATGATTGCAAGCGGCCTGCTGATGGTAGCCGGAAATAAGCTGATACCAATGCTTTACATCGATGATCCGGAAGTAATACAACTTGCCTCTACCCTGTTGATAATTGCAGCGCTGTTCCAGATCTCGGATGGTGTACAGGTGGTAGGGCTAGGTGCCCTGCGTGGCCTGGAGGATGTACGGGTGCCGGGTGTGATATCACTTATCGCGTATTGGGTGATCGGGTTGCCGGTGGGTTATGTGCTGGGCTTTAAACTGGGATTTGGAGTAAACGGAGTCTGGCTTGGCTTGCTGGCGGGTTTGTCCGTTGCTGCTTTATTGCTATTTTTCCGCTTCAAAAAACTTAGCAATCAGTTAGTTACAACTTAA
- a CDS encoding DUF922 domain-containing protein, translating into MNFLTFFLSLVTGYLAPAPAAATPISADKNTVSGMISWSAERRLSWDDFKAAPDTLNPHHAVTAANLAVDATCSSSKFNYTVKCVFIATESWSKNKKSEKLLHHEQLHFDLTEVHARMLRKKLQSLGTSCPSANARLTETVNKAFADWKTEQDRFDEVSRHGLDTSVTATWEASINKRLKQLEKFKS; encoded by the coding sequence ATGAATTTTCTTACCTTTTTCCTGTCGCTGGTAACGGGTTACCTGGCGCCAGCACCTGCCGCAGCTACGCCTATTTCAGCTGATAAAAATACAGTTTCGGGTATGATTTCGTGGTCTGCGGAACGTCGCTTGTCCTGGGACGATTTCAAGGCTGCCCCGGATACATTAAACCCGCACCACGCGGTTACTGCTGCCAACCTAGCTGTTGATGCTACATGTTCCTCCAGCAAATTTAACTATACCGTAAAATGCGTGTTTATAGCTACAGAGTCGTGGTCTAAAAATAAAAAGTCAGAAAAGCTACTGCACCACGAGCAACTGCACTTCGATTTGACTGAAGTACATGCCCGAATGCTACGCAAAAAACTGCAAAGCCTGGGTACCTCCTGCCCTAGTGCCAATGCCAGACTCACTGAAACCGTAAACAAAGCTTTCGCCGACTGGAAAACCGAACAGGACAGATTTGACGAAGTATCACGCCACGGCCTGGATACCTCAGTAACAGCCACCTGGGAAGCCAGCATCAATAAAAGGCTGAAGCAACTAGAGAAGTTTAAGAGTTAA
- a CDS encoding o-succinylbenzoate synthase, whose product MALQTAFIPYTLDFKFDARTSRGAISQHQVYFIKIWHEAEPTIVGLGECAPLAGLSIDHRPDLVQKLEAVCQTINAGKTETLNLDKLELQEWPAIRFALETALLDLQNGGERLIYSNSFSSGEAGIPINGLVWMGDKDFMQQQITQKLTQGYSCLKLKIGGLDFTTELEILQSIRETASEKDLTIRVDANGAFAPDEAFKKLERLAKYNIHSIEQPIKQSQWKAMAELCAYTPVPIALDEELIGVQAPAKQTELLETIKPQYIILKPTLVGGLQKSADWIELAEERTIGWWMTSALESNIGLNAISQFTANYSLEMPQGLGTGQLYHNNISSPLEIEQGKLWYRRKQEWGQL is encoded by the coding sequence ATGGCATTACAAACCGCCTTTATACCTTATACGCTTGATTTTAAGTTTGATGCCCGCACATCGAGGGGCGCTATTTCGCAGCACCAGGTGTATTTTATTAAAATATGGCACGAAGCTGAACCAACTATAGTTGGCCTGGGCGAATGTGCTCCGCTGGCTGGTTTAAGTATTGATCATCGGCCTGATCTGGTGCAGAAACTGGAGGCTGTTTGCCAAACTATAAATGCAGGGAAAACTGAAACTTTAAACCTGGATAAACTGGAGTTGCAGGAATGGCCGGCCATCAGATTTGCTCTGGAAACGGCCTTGCTTGACCTGCAAAACGGGGGAGAGCGGTTGATCTACAGCAATAGTTTCAGCAGCGGGGAAGCAGGCATACCGATAAACGGATTGGTTTGGATGGGCGATAAGGATTTTATGCAACAGCAGATTACCCAGAAACTTACCCAGGGCTATAGTTGCCTCAAGCTTAAAATTGGCGGGCTGGACTTTACCACCGAACTGGAAATTCTGCAAAGCATACGCGAAACCGCCTCCGAAAAAGACCTAACGATACGAGTAGATGCCAATGGCGCTTTTGCCCCCGACGAAGCCTTTAAGAAACTGGAACGGCTGGCTAAATACAACATCCATAGTATAGAGCAGCCTATAAAACAAAGTCAGTGGAAAGCGATGGCGGAACTATGTGCTTATACACCCGTTCCTATTGCGCTTGACGAAGAACTGATCGGGGTGCAGGCACCAGCTAAACAAACAGAACTGCTGGAAACTATAAAACCGCAATACATCATCTTAAAACCTACCCTGGTTGGTGGCCTGCAGAAAAGCGCCGATTGGATAGAACTCGCTGAAGAACGAACTATAGGCTGGTGGATGACCTCGGCACTTGAATCAAATATCGGGTTAAATGCAATAAGCCAGTTTACTGCAAACTATAGCCTTGAGATGCCGCAGGGTCTTGGAACCGGCCAACTATACCATAACAACATTTCCTCGCCATTAGAGATAGAGCAAGGCAAGCTCTGGTACCGCAGAAAGCAGGAGTGGGGCCAGCTATAG
- a CDS encoding 4Fe-4S binding protein, with amino-acid sequence MYKASTTQFYSYFKYIGFTLMAISLLCLTVTLAGGNTINAVVWGLSGIGLLTTGSLLVIVCSRLPKHVAHQNNGIWQKDATARGISAWVLGIILTSFYILLYWFPDTLHGLIIALEPLSQGLRHKPSDQWFLYGFFYTLAVMVMGVHALLKYRNNPYHLIRTCSVIFFQLGFAFLLPGLLLAFNQPEFYFSYFWPLKYDYLFPGTVGYLIDNGQALGVFMVFWGAVLTFLATPVLTYFYGKRWYCSWVCGCGGLAETAGDPYRQLSDKSKRAWQWEVAIIYPILGFVIITTLLLWINSWSGGSLLGDLSGGFSKSYGFFIGSVFSGVVGVGFYPILGNRVWCRFGCPMAAYLGLLQKHLSRFRITTNGGQCISCGNCSTYCEMGIDVRWYAQQGKPIIRSSCVGCGICAHVCPRGVLKLENGPVDGRYNGTTLIQRDSLNILS; translated from the coding sequence ATGTACAAAGCATCTACAACGCAATTCTACAGCTACTTTAAATACATTGGCTTTACCCTGATGGCTATCAGCTTGTTATGCTTAACAGTTACTTTAGCAGGAGGAAATACGATTAATGCCGTTGTCTGGGGATTAAGTGGCATAGGTTTGCTAACCACAGGCAGTTTACTGGTTATAGTTTGTTCACGTTTACCCAAGCATGTGGCGCATCAGAATAACGGAATCTGGCAGAAAGACGCTACCGCCCGTGGTATATCAGCCTGGGTTTTAGGCATCATTTTAACCAGTTTTTATATCCTGCTTTACTGGTTCCCGGATACGCTGCATGGACTTATAATTGCTCTGGAACCGTTAAGTCAAGGGCTGCGGCACAAGCCTTCGGACCAATGGTTTCTGTATGGTTTTTTCTATACGCTGGCGGTTATGGTTATGGGGGTGCATGCGCTCCTTAAGTACCGGAATAACCCCTATCATCTTATCCGTACTTGTTCTGTTATTTTCTTTCAGTTAGGATTCGCCTTTCTGTTGCCTGGGCTACTGCTGGCCTTTAACCAACCGGAGTTTTATTTCAGTTATTTCTGGCCGCTTAAATACGATTACCTTTTCCCGGGCACTGTGGGGTACCTGATAGACAATGGGCAGGCATTAGGGGTATTCATGGTTTTCTGGGGAGCTGTCTTAACGTTCCTGGCAACGCCTGTGCTAACCTACTTCTACGGCAAGCGCTGGTATTGTTCATGGGTGTGTGGCTGCGGTGGTCTTGCCGAAACAGCCGGAGACCCCTACCGTCAACTCTCCGACAAAAGCAAAAGGGCCTGGCAGTGGGAAGTTGCCATCATCTATCCTATCCTCGGGTTTGTAATCATTACCACACTCCTGCTCTGGATCAATTCCTGGTCTGGCGGTAGTTTACTTGGGGACCTTTCAGGTGGTTTTTCCAAGAGTTATGGTTTCTTTATCGGTTCTGTTTTTTCTGGTGTAGTGGGTGTTGGCTTTTACCCGATCCTGGGCAACCGGGTGTGGTGCCGTTTTGGCTGTCCGATGGCGGCATACTTAGGTCTTCTGCAAAAACATCTTTCCCGCTTTAGAATAACTACAAACGGCGGGCAATGTATTTCCTGCGGCAATTGCTCCACCTACTGCGAGATGGGAATTGACGTACGCTGGTACGCCCAGCAGGGAAAACCGATTATCCGGTCGTCTTGTGTGGGCTGTGGTATTTGTGCGCATGTTTGCCCAAGGGGTGTTTTAAAACTGGAGAATGGCCCGGTTGATGGCAGGTATAATGGTACTACGCTTATCCAAAGAGATTCTTTAAACATATTATCGTAA
- a CDS encoding SIR2 family NAD-dependent protein deacylase: MKKKLIVLTGAGISSESGIATFRDADGLWEGYDVMEVATPQGWRKNPELVLEFYNQRRKNAHTVKPNPGHILLAELEKYFDVRIITQNVDDLHERAGSTNVMHLHGKLFESRSTLDEKLVYKIEGWELKKGDKCERGSQLRPNIVWFGEPVPMMENAMDETLQADIFLVVGTSLVVYPAAGLVDLVPDDVPVIVVDPKLPSVRKRHNLHLIEDKASTGMEKVKQLLLEKYV; this comes from the coding sequence ATGAAGAAAAAACTGATAGTACTTACAGGGGCAGGTATTAGCTCCGAAAGCGGAATTGCAACCTTTAGGGATGCCGACGGACTGTGGGAAGGGTACGATGTAATGGAAGTAGCCACGCCACAAGGCTGGCGCAAAAACCCGGAGCTGGTACTGGAGTTTTATAATCAGCGTCGTAAAAATGCCCACACGGTTAAACCTAACCCTGGACACATTCTTCTTGCCGAGCTTGAAAAGTACTTTGATGTACGCATTATAACCCAGAACGTGGATGACCTGCATGAACGGGCCGGCTCTACCAATGTGATGCATCTGCATGGAAAATTGTTTGAAAGCCGGAGCACGTTAGATGAAAAGCTGGTCTATAAAATAGAAGGCTGGGAACTGAAAAAAGGAGATAAATGTGAACGAGGCTCGCAACTACGCCCGAACATTGTATGGTTTGGCGAACCTGTGCCCATGATGGAAAATGCAATGGATGAAACACTGCAGGCGGATATTTTCCTGGTGGTAGGTACCTCGCTGGTTGTGTACCCGGCCGCCGGACTGGTAGATCTGGTGCCTGATGATGTACCTGTTATAGTGGTAGACCCGAAACTGCCATCTGTAAGAAAGCGCCACAACCTGCACCTGATAGAAGACAAAGCCAGCACCGGCATGGAAAAAGTAAAGCAGCTGCTTCTCGAAAAATACGTATAG
- the egtD gene encoding L-histidine N(alpha)-methyltransferase, which produces MRNNLTTLQITDLSTPESGTGAKAQFASDVKNGLSQEAKKLSSRYFYDGEGSRLFQKIMHLPEYYLTRSEHEVFTTQQQTIAKQLAAQGNFHLIDLGAGDATKTRILLKQLLQQNADFDYVPVDISGDAMRELCEDLQTELPSLQTQAVIGDYFEALDWLDEHKPGRKVLLFLGSNIGNFNPDERQEFMQQVRAHMQPGDMLLLGMDLCKEPETILRAYNDATGVTAAFNLNLLHRINRELGGDFIVDQFKHFPLYDPQHGVMKSFLISQQEQEVTIKATGQTFHFKAWEAIHTESSYKFTLELAETIGNVNGFKIQQIFQDKNHYFADVLYIVT; this is translated from the coding sequence ATGAGAAACAACCTCACCACTTTGCAGATCACCGATCTGAGCACACCTGAATCCGGTACAGGCGCTAAAGCACAATTTGCATCTGATGTAAAAAACGGACTAAGCCAGGAAGCTAAAAAACTATCATCCCGGTATTTTTATGATGGCGAAGGCAGCCGGCTTTTCCAGAAGATCATGCACCTGCCGGAGTATTACCTTACCCGAAGCGAACACGAGGTTTTTACGACACAGCAGCAAACTATAGCTAAACAACTGGCCGCTCAGGGTAATTTTCATCTGATAGACCTTGGCGCCGGCGATGCCACTAAAACCAGGATCCTGCTGAAACAGCTGCTGCAGCAAAATGCCGATTTTGATTATGTGCCGGTTGATATTTCGGGAGATGCGATGAGAGAACTATGCGAGGACCTACAGACCGAACTTCCGAGCCTGCAGACACAAGCAGTAATTGGAGATTATTTTGAGGCGCTGGATTGGCTGGATGAACATAAGCCCGGCCGGAAAGTATTGCTATTCCTGGGATCTAACATAGGCAACTTTAACCCGGACGAGCGACAGGAATTTATGCAGCAAGTACGCGCGCACATGCAACCCGGCGATATGCTACTGCTAGGTATGGACCTTTGCAAAGAGCCTGAAACCATCCTTCGGGCCTACAACGATGCTACCGGCGTTACAGCTGCTTTTAACCTGAACCTGCTGCACCGCATTAACCGCGAGCTTGGTGGCGACTTTATAGTTGATCAGTTCAAACATTTCCCGCTATACGATCCGCAGCACGGCGTTATGAAAAGCTTCCTCATCAGCCAGCAGGAACAGGAAGTAACTATAAAAGCAACCGGGCAAACGTTCCATTTTAAGGCCTGGGAAGCAATCCATACCGAAAGTTCCTATAAATTCACCCTGGAGCTTGCAGAAACGATAGGCAATGTAAATGGATTTAAAATACAGCAGATCTTTCAGGATAAAAACCATTATTTTGCTGACGTTTTATACATTGTAACCTGA
- a CDS encoding pyridoxal phosphate-dependent aminotransferase: protein MTKLNLSSGASYFRSPDVAITAAIHALNSGKTYYGPAEGTEALRQTIADRYQQDGITVKPEQVLVTPGTKQALFNLFTVLLRDGDEVVIPIPAWFGFNELLKYSKGKLVTLQTTLENNYSLDTAELRNKLTTKSRILLLTNPSNPTGRIYSKHELETIVALLHDFPDLYLISDEIYDLDTYGKPVTSALGCKGPQERIIVVNGFSKNFAMSGWRIGYMVAPEEIISQCTDFQSSTFSGVSMFIQEAALATITHKTEALEPMLSVLQEHRRVMQQGLEAIPHVSFFVPDGAYYFFPYLGHYIGTITPAGETINSTLALCNYLQNEHKLIVVNGDKFGGIGHVRMSFAVERPILDQAMSRLKEALLQLKPVPATIGKL, encoded by the coding sequence ATGACCAAACTGAACCTGTCTTCCGGCGCAAGTTATTTCCGAAGTCCTGACGTTGCCATAACCGCTGCCATTCATGCTTTAAACTCAGGTAAAACTTACTACGGCCCGGCCGAAGGAACTGAAGCATTGCGGCAGACTATAGCTGACCGTTATCAGCAGGACGGTATAACTGTAAAACCGGAACAGGTACTGGTAACGCCCGGCACGAAACAGGCCCTTTTCAACCTTTTCACGGTGTTATTACGCGATGGTGATGAAGTGGTGATTCCGATTCCGGCATGGTTTGGGTTTAACGAACTCCTGAAATACAGCAAAGGCAAACTGGTAACGCTACAAACCACTTTAGAGAATAACTATAGTTTAGACACAGCGGAACTGCGAAATAAGCTTACAACTAAAAGCCGCATCCTGCTGTTAACCAACCCTTCTAACCCAACCGGCCGTATCTATAGCAAGCACGAACTTGAAACTATAGTTGCGTTGCTGCATGATTTTCCGGACTTATACCTGATCAGCGATGAGATTTATGACCTTGATACTTACGGCAAGCCTGTTACTTCTGCCCTTGGCTGCAAAGGGCCTCAGGAAAGAATAATCGTTGTTAACGGCTTCTCTAAAAACTTTGCCATGTCGGGCTGGCGCATCGGGTACATGGTGGCCCCCGAAGAGATTATCAGTCAGTGCACAGATTTTCAGTCATCTACTTTTTCGGGTGTCAGCATGTTTATACAGGAAGCTGCGCTGGCAACTATAACCCACAAAACCGAAGCGCTGGAACCGATGCTTAGTGTGCTACAGGAACACCGCCGGGTAATGCAGCAGGGCCTGGAAGCAATACCACACGTTTCCTTTTTTGTGCCCGATGGTGCCTATTACTTTTTCCCGTACCTGGGTCACTACATCGGAACTATAACACCAGCCGGTGAAACTATAAACTCTACCCTAGCCCTTTGTAATTATCTCCAAAACGAGCATAAGCTTATAGTTGTGAACGGTGATAAATTTGGAGGCATAGGCCATGTCCGGATGTCGTTTGCAGTAGAAAGGCCAATCTTAGACCAGGCCATGAGCAGACTGAAAGAAGCACTTTTGCAGCTTAAACCAGTTCCGGCAACTATAGGCAAACTATAA
- the egtB gene encoding ergothioneine biosynthesis protein EgtB: MKTLATSLTDTITRLQKIRSQTEFICKPLEPEDTVVQPMIDVSPPKWHMAHTTWFFEEFVLKPYLPNYKVFHPSYSYLFNSYYNTVGNRVQRAERSTLTRPPLRDVYSYRSHVNEHLAKLLENPDERILNEMMPVLELGMQHEQQHQELLLTDIKYILSTNPLLPVYTPAKTSEKADHVPATFLDVPGGIYKIGYQGDGFCFDNELGVHEVLIHDFQVMNRLVTNGEYLQFMESGGYADFRFWLNEGFNLVKTLNWESPLYWIKQEGKWHRYSLHGLEELDPNKPVTHISFYEANAYANWAGKRLLTEFEWEAASQAYPPQQGNFSDSNLLEPAAAKTSQHGLLQLYGDAWEWTYSAYHPYPGFSTAPGALGEYNGKFMINQMVLRGGSCATPSDHIRNTYRNFFHPDKRWQFNGIRLANK, encoded by the coding sequence ATGAAAACCCTCGCTACCAGCTTAACTGATACAATAACCCGGCTTCAGAAGATTCGATCGCAGACAGAGTTTATCTGTAAACCACTGGAACCCGAAGATACTGTGGTGCAGCCGATGATCGATGTTAGCCCGCCGAAATGGCACATGGCGCACACCACCTGGTTTTTCGAGGAATTTGTTCTAAAGCCTTACCTGCCAAACTATAAAGTTTTTCACCCGAGCTATAGTTACCTGTTTAACTCGTACTATAACACGGTTGGGAACCGGGTGCAGCGCGCCGAGCGGAGTACTTTAACACGCCCGCCTCTGCGCGATGTTTATAGTTACCGCAGCCATGTAAACGAGCACTTGGCAAAACTGTTGGAGAACCCTGACGAGCGTATTCTGAACGAAATGATGCCTGTGCTGGAACTGGGTATGCAGCACGAGCAGCAACACCAGGAATTACTCCTCACGGATATAAAATACATCCTAAGTACAAACCCTTTATTGCCGGTTTACACACCAGCCAAAACTTCTGAAAAAGCTGACCATGTGCCGGCAACTTTCCTTGATGTACCTGGCGGGATTTATAAAATAGGCTACCAGGGCGATGGCTTTTGTTTCGACAATGAACTGGGCGTGCACGAGGTTCTGATCCACGATTTTCAGGTAATGAACAGGCTTGTGACCAATGGCGAGTACCTGCAATTTATGGAAAGTGGCGGCTATGCTGATTTCAGATTCTGGTTAAACGAAGGCTTTAACCTGGTTAAAACATTAAACTGGGAATCACCGCTTTACTGGATAAAACAGGAAGGTAAATGGCACCGCTATAGTTTGCATGGGCTCGAAGAGCTTGACCCGAATAAGCCGGTCACACACATCAGTTTTTACGAAGCCAACGCGTACGCTAACTGGGCCGGAAAACGGCTGTTAACTGAATTTGAATGGGAAGCCGCCTCACAGGCTTATCCTCCACAGCAGGGCAATTTTTCAGACTCCAATTTACTTGAACCTGCAGCTGCTAAAACCAGCCAACACGGACTGCTGCAACTATACGGCGATGCCTGGGAATGGACCTATAGTGCCTACCATCCGTATCCGGGTTTCTCCACGGCTCCGGGCGCTTTGGGCGAGTATAACGGCAAATTCATGATCAATCAGATGGTGCTGCGCGGAGGTTCCTGCGCCACCCCGTCAGACCACATTCGTAATACCTACCGCAACTTTTTTCACCCCGACAAACGCTGGCAATTCAACGGCATCAGGCTGGCAAACAAATAA
- a CDS encoding FAD-dependent oxidoreductase, with translation MKKESGASKSVWIDGISMPATHPLQENITCDVCIVGAGIAGLTTAYLLAKEGRKVVVLEAKDMICGGETSRTTAHLASALDDGFPELIRLFGVDGTRLAVQSHKAAIDIIEAIIKDEKIDCDFKRLDGYMFANDRKEEEQLLKELEALQQIGWRDVVLRKTCPVDTLTDLPCLQFPNQGRFHVLKYLSSLSNVLLDKDVRIYSSSKAVEFRTGAIATVVTESGHSVSANHLVITTNTPVNDLVTMHTKQAPYRTYVIGARVAKGAVPDALYWDMKDPYHYVRIQEAEKEAGEGADDLLIVGGEDHKTGQDDHPAIRLQNLEHWMRMNFPMAAEVVYRWSGQVMEPVDSLAFIGRNPGDAENVYIATGDSGHGMTHGTIAGMLLTDLIMGRRNEWEKIYDPARVSLKTSGEFLKENMNVAAQYKDYLTGGEVKDPSEVMPGTGKIMRKGATKIAVYCDQDGVRHECSAICTHLGCVVSWNNVESSWDCPCHGSRFDPFGKVIAGPATRDLEQPK, from the coding sequence ATGAAGAAAGAATCCGGAGCAAGCAAATCTGTTTGGATTGACGGCATCTCTATGCCTGCCACACATCCGCTGCAAGAAAATATTACCTGTGATGTTTGTATAGTTGGTGCCGGTATTGCCGGTTTAACTACGGCGTACCTGCTGGCAAAAGAAGGCAGAAAAGTAGTAGTGCTTGAAGCAAAAGATATGATTTGCGGTGGTGAAACAAGCCGCACTACCGCGCACCTGGCCAGCGCCCTCGACGACGGTTTTCCGGAACTGATCCGCTTATTTGGAGTGGATGGAACACGCCTGGCCGTGCAGAGCCACAAAGCCGCAATCGATATAATTGAAGCCATCATTAAAGATGAAAAGATAGACTGCGATTTTAAACGGCTGGACGGCTACATGTTTGCAAACGACCGGAAGGAGGAAGAACAACTTCTGAAGGAACTGGAAGCGCTGCAACAGATCGGCTGGCGCGATGTGGTTTTACGTAAAACCTGCCCCGTAGACACGCTTACTGATCTGCCATGCCTGCAATTCCCGAACCAGGGCCGTTTTCATGTGCTCAAATACCTCTCCAGTCTGAGTAATGTTCTGTTAGATAAAGATGTACGCATCTATAGTTCAAGCAAAGCTGTGGAATTCAGGACAGGTGCCATTGCTACCGTCGTTACTGAAAGCGGCCATTCCGTATCGGCTAACCACTTAGTGATAACGACAAATACTCCAGTCAATGATTTGGTAACGATGCATACCAAGCAGGCGCCATACCGCACGTATGTTATCGGTGCAAGAGTTGCTAAAGGTGCTGTGCCCGATGCCCTCTACTGGGATATGAAAGATCCATACCACTATGTCCGGATTCAGGAGGCGGAAAAAGAGGCCGGCGAAGGTGCGGACGATTTGCTTATAGTTGGCGGTGAAGATCATAAAACAGGGCAGGACGACCATCCGGCGATACGTTTGCAGAACCTGGAACACTGGATGCGTATGAATTTTCCGATGGCAGCTGAGGTGGTTTACCGCTGGTCCGGGCAGGTAATGGAACCTGTCGACAGCCTTGCTTTTATTGGCAGAAATCCGGGAGATGCAGAGAATGTGTACATTGCCACCGGCGACTCAGGCCACGGCATGACCCACGGAACTATAGCCGGAATGCTGCTGACGGACCTGATCATGGGGCGCAGAAACGAATGGGAGAAAATATATGATCCGGCACGTGTTAGCCTTAAAACTTCGGGCGAGTTCCTGAAAGAGAACATGAATGTAGCGGCGCAATACAAAGATTACCTGACAGGGGGCGAAGTAAAAGATCCGTCGGAGGTAATGCCGGGCACAGGCAAAATCATGCGTAAGGGTGCAACCAAAATAGCGGTTTACTGCGATCAGGATGGCGTACGGCACGAATGTTCTGCTATTTGTACCCATCTGGGCTGCGTGGTAAGCTGGAACAATGTAGAAAGCTCCTGGGATTGCCCATGCCATGGTTCCCGTTTCGATCCGTTCGGGAAAGTAATTGCCGGCCCTGCCACCAGAGACCTGGAGCAGCCTAAGTAG